A stretch of DNA from Aerosakkonema funiforme FACHB-1375:
CCGGACTCCAATTTTTTTGGTTTTCTGCATCAGTGGCGGTTGCATATCGATCGTCACTCTTTCGGCAGAAGACGCCCAATGGTACGATTTTGGGGTTGGAATGTTGCTTGCGCGACTCGCTGGATATCTGCGGGGGTGACAGCTGCGATCGCATCGAGTTGCTTGAACAAGTTTTTCCAGCTACCGGTTTTAACTTCGTATTCCACTAATGCAGAAGCCATGCCATCATTGGAATTGAGGGTTCCCAACAAACCCGCACGCGCTTGCGTTTTCACCCGATCCAATTCCTCTGCGGATACTGGTTCGGTTTTGAGTCGATCTATTTGCGATCGCAACCCTTTCGCCACTTCGTCAACTGTATGACCGGGAGCTGTCAGCGCGTAAAACAGCATCATTGTAGGATACTTATCCCCTGGAAAACCGCTGAAACCTTGTGCGGTGAGTGCGATTTGCTGCTTTTCTACCAGAGATTTGTACAGGCGGGAAGTCCTACCGTCGCTGAGAATGCTACCGATAATGTCGTAAATCGCGTTATCGGGATGATTCATTGCTGGCCTGTGGTATCCTTCTAAATACCAAGGTTGCGAAGGCAATTGCAAGGTTATTTCTCTGGTTTCGGTTTGTTTTGGTTCCGCAGCTAAAGTTTCCGGTGTTGTCGGTTTGGCTTTGTAGCGACCGAAGTAAGTTTCGGCTAATTTTTTGACTTGTGCGGGGTTGACATCGCCGACAATTGCGATCGTCAATTTGCTGGGGACGTAGTGTGTGTCGAAAAACTCCTGCACGTCTTCTCGCGTCAGATTGCGGATATCTCCGTCATACCCGATGACCGGACGCCGATAGGGATGTACTTTGTAAGCTGTGTCGATAAATGCTTCCAGCATTTTACCGATGGGCGAGTTATCGACGCGCAGGCGTCGTTCTTCTAAGATGACATCTTTCTCTTTATAAAATTCTCGCATCACTGGATCGAGAAACCGTTCCGATTCTAGGGACATCCACAGTTCTAGCTTGTTGGAGGGGAAGCTGTAGAAGTAGCGGGTGGCGTCTGTGGAAGTTGTGGCGTTGAGTCCCTCGCCTCCCGCTTGCTCAACAATGCGACCGAATTCGTTTTGCTTGACTAATTCGGCTGCTTGCGCTTCCACTTTTTTGAATTGGTCTTGTAATTGTGCAACTTCTGCTTCTTTTCCTGTGGCTTTAGCAGCTTGAATTTGTTGCGATAATTTATCGAGATCGTCCAGTAGTGGCTTTTCTGCTGCGTAGTTTTTTGTGCCTATGCGCGTGGTTCCTTTGAAAGCCAAATGTTCCAGAAAGTGCGCTACACCTGTTTTTCCATCTGGCTCGTTTGCACCGCCGACATCAGCATAGGTGAGAAAAGAAACTACTGGTGCTTGATGTCTTTCCAAAACGATGAATTTCATGCCGTTATCGAGCCGAAACTCTGTCACTCGCTGCATGACTCGATCTAAATACGGCTGAATTGATGCAGCTGCTACTATGTTATGGGTACGCGCTAAAGCTGCTTGTGGCCAGAGTCCCAACCACAGCATCCCGACACATAAAAATGTGGCGATCGCTTGACGCCACCAGCTTTTTTTTATTTGCATTGTCAACTGAAGTAACCACCCAGGCAATATCATAGATCTATTAAATTTTTTCCTTTACAACAGATGAATTTGGACGCTGACGCTTTTTTTTCATTTTGCACGGACACGCAGATCGAATCCGGCATTGAAATTAAGGTACGTCGATCATTATAGCTGATTTTAATTACTTAACGCACCAAGAGATTTTTTTAATCTATAATTATTGATTTTCATCTTTATAGCAGATCTAAATGTATTCTATAATCTCGCGCTCGCTCCTAAGATTTACATTTTAAAACTTTTCATTGTTCATTGTTGATGTTTGATAGCAATTACTCTTAATTATGAACTATAGACTATGAACTTATGACAATCCTTATTGTTGAGTGGTGCGTTTAAAATTTTACATTGCCTATAATTAAATAATTAATCTACCAGTTATACCAGAAGAATTACCAAAATACACTGGAGAAATGTAAATTTTTGTATAAACATTTAAGCGGGGAGAAAATGCTTATTTAAAGCTGATATATTCCTAAGTAAGATGAGAAACTAGGGCTAGTAAAGAGATGTATAGAAATTTTACAGTTAAGCAGATTTGTTAAGTTACCGGGCTCAGATACGGGCGAAAGAAGCAAAAGGGGGATAAGATGAAAAAATTATAGCTTCTCTAAGTGGCGACACCTGCGGTTGGTGCTGCGTTAGTCTCCAGATGAAATGGAGAAAGATGATCTGATTGAGTAAAAGTTAAGGCGCGATCGCAGCTGGGAGACCAGGAAATAAAGCCAATAGAATGACTTCGGGTTGTATACAGGAAACAAGAAGAATTATATGGGAATTTTGCAGCGAACCACTCAGTCAGAAGAAGCGACGCGCACTCGCATCGTCAAAGCAGCGCAAAAGTTGTTTGCCCGTCAAGGTTATGATGGTACGACGACTCGCGATCTGGCGGCGGCAGCGGGAGTAGCAGAAGGAACTTTGTTTCGACATTTTGCCAACAAAAAGGCGATTTTGGTGGAAGTGGCGACAGAGGGATGGGTAGAAATACTAACCGATTTGCTGACAGAACTGAGCGAAATGGGCAGTTACGAAGCTGTGGCGCAGGTAATGCGACGGCGGATGATGAATTTTCACTCGAATGCCGATATGATGCGGGTTTGCTTTATGGAAGCCCAATTTCACCCAGATTTGCGCGATCGCGTGCAGTCGGAAGTAATTGCCAAAATGACGGATGTAGCCGAAGCATTCTTTGAAACGGCGATGGATAGAGGTATTTATCGCCGGATGAACCCAAAAATTGTCGCGCAGGTGTTTGTGGGAATGTTTGCGATCGCAGGTTTTAGCCACGATACCATTATGGAGCCAGGAGCTTCACCCCAAGCCATCAAAGAAATGGCAGAGGGAATTGCCGACATTTTTCTCAACGGCGTACTGGCTAAAAGTTAGCGCCTTTTGGCTAAATCGAGATCGATCGGCGATGGGAAATAGCAAACAATCCAAAATCCAAAAT
This window harbors:
- a CDS encoding M16 family metallopeptidase, translating into MLWLGLWPQAALARTHNIVAAASIQPYLDRVMQRVTEFRLDNGMKFIVLERHQAPVVSFLTYADVGGANEPDGKTGVAHFLEHLAFKGTTRIGTKNYAAEKPLLDDLDKLSQQIQAAKATGKEAEVAQLQDQFKKVEAQAAELVKQNEFGRIVEQAGGEGLNATTSTDATRYFYSFPSNKLELWMSLESERFLDPVMREFYKEKDVILEERRLRVDNSPIGKMLEAFIDTAYKVHPYRRPVIGYDGDIRNLTREDVQEFFDTHYVPSKLTIAIVGDVNPAQVKKLAETYFGRYKAKPTTPETLAAEPKQTETREITLQLPSQPWYLEGYHRPAMNHPDNAIYDIIGSILSDGRTSRLYKSLVEKQQIALTAQGFSGFPGDKYPTMMLFYALTAPGHTVDEVAKGLRSQIDRLKTEPVSAEELDRVKTQARAGLLGTLNSNDGMASALVEYEVKTGSWKNLFKQLDAIAAVTPADIQRVAQATFQPQNRTIGRLLPKE
- a CDS encoding TetR/AcrR family transcriptional regulator; translated protein: MGILQRTTQSEEATRTRIVKAAQKLFARQGYDGTTTRDLAAAAGVAEGTLFRHFANKKAILVEVATEGWVEILTDLLTELSEMGSYEAVAQVMRRRMMNFHSNADMMRVCFMEAQFHPDLRDRVQSEVIAKMTDVAEAFFETAMDRGIYRRMNPKIVAQVFVGMFAIAGFSHDTIMEPGASPQAIKEMAEGIADIFLNGVLAKS